One genomic segment of Pseudoalteromonas sp. GCY includes these proteins:
- a CDS encoding gamma-glutamylcyclotransferase family protein: MRDKNIINFSFGSNMSTVRLFARLPQAKLLGVGKLHGYRLTFDMLSTDGSAKCSITPSTEANSHVYGVLYALDEQEKARLDDIEGERYTCHCLPVERQDGRIVDAWCYIANTFVEHQLPFDWYVHHVLAGAKEHQFPTSYLQAISAQSHVTDNNSDRQQQELAIYHCDTTKLNLKA, encoded by the coding sequence ATGCGTGACAAAAACATTATTAACTTTAGCTTTGGTTCAAATATGTCGACCGTACGTTTGTTTGCCCGCTTACCACAAGCGAAGCTGCTAGGAGTGGGGAAATTGCATGGCTATCGGCTTACTTTTGATATGTTGAGCACCGATGGTTCAGCAAAGTGTAGTATTACGCCGAGCACTGAAGCAAATAGCCATGTTTATGGCGTTTTGTATGCGTTGGATGAGCAAGAAAAAGCGCGTTTGGACGACATTGAAGGGGAGCGCTACACCTGCCATTGCTTGCCAGTTGAAAGGCAAGATGGCCGTATCGTGGACGCCTGGTGCTATATTGCTAACACCTTTGTGGAACATCAATTACCTTTCGATTGGTACGTACATCATGTGTTGGCCGGGGCAAAGGAGCATCAGTTTCCGACCAGCTATTTACAGGCAATTTCGGCGCAATCACACGTTACAGATAATAATAGTGACAGACAACAACAAGAATTAGCCATCTACCACTGTGATACTACAAAGTTAAACCTTAAGGCCTAA
- a CDS encoding LysE family translocator: protein MLVYLDEFILIALAHFFAVASPGPDFAIVLKQSVQQGRANALWTSFGVGLGILVHVSYCLLGVALLLSQSETLFTAVKYIAALYLAYLGVQALRYAKPNSEQENITEHAVTESNWTALKRGFLVNALNPKATLFFLSLFTLVIEPTTPSSVQLFYGVYMALATWAWFSFLSLVLSKTTVRQFFRRAGHWFDRGIGVIMLLLAVRLVM from the coding sequence ATGCTCGTTTATCTTGATGAGTTTATTTTAATTGCGCTGGCACATTTTTTTGCTGTCGCAAGTCCCGGTCCTGATTTTGCGATAGTGCTTAAACAAAGTGTACAGCAGGGTAGAGCAAATGCCCTTTGGACAAGTTTTGGGGTTGGTCTTGGTATTTTAGTACATGTCAGTTATTGCTTATTGGGAGTTGCGTTATTGCTATCTCAATCTGAAACCTTGTTCACAGCAGTAAAATACATAGCCGCGCTTTACCTCGCTTACCTCGGTGTCCAAGCGTTGCGGTATGCAAAACCCAATTCAGAGCAAGAAAATATTACTGAACACGCTGTTACTGAGTCTAATTGGACTGCGTTAAAACGAGGCTTTTTAGTCAATGCCTTGAATCCTAAAGCAACGCTGTTTTTCTTATCGCTTTTTACCTTAGTGATTGAGCCAACCACACCAAGCAGTGTGCAGTTGTTTTACGGTGTTTATATGGCGTTGGCTACGTGGGCTTGGTTTTCGTTTTTATCTTTAGTTTTATCAAAAACAACGGTAAGACAATTTTTTCGTCGTGCAGGACATTGGTTTGATCGCGGGATCGGTGTGATCATGTTATTGCTTGCAGTAAGATTGGTGATGTAA
- a CDS encoding DUF4144 family protein translates to MAIKTYPLLLVLDQSIEFIEDEKALLDATHLLDDASLKRVILVYPNDHCSNAQGAPVQCIDLKFLTELVQQYLIDEGQCCVSKIQLRNTQQAFDLLSLS, encoded by the coding sequence ATGGCGATAAAAACCTATCCTTTACTGCTGGTATTAGACCAAAGTATAGAGTTTATCGAAGATGAAAAAGCACTTCTGGATGCAACGCATCTGCTTGATGATGCGTCACTCAAACGTGTAATTTTAGTGTATCCAAACGATCACTGCAGTAACGCGCAAGGTGCTCCCGTGCAATGTATTGATTTGAAATTTTTAACCGAATTAGTGCAACAATATCTCATTGACGAAGGCCAGTGTTGCGTAAGCAAAATCCAACTGAGAAATACTCAGCAGGCTTTTGATTTATTAAGTCTAAGCTAA
- a CDS encoding EAL domain-containing protein, whose translation MVGDSRQLQIKEVFTNSLLCCDEQTSLYDAVAQMRASRVSSIFITRADDIIGIWTESDCVKLNFNDPDFAQVPIREVMTTPVQKIQIDKTLSEATVKFHQLGIRHLLVVDSDNLPCGVVSLSDIVRSQGLDHYLHFRPIEQHFDSSIVILDSEDCVSDVINNMRELKLTAVLVYNRELNEYGIITQRDIAYIILNPDWRQPCWQLASYPMLSMTPKDSLFDAYRLMTVNSIRHLVVTSPDSQQVIGLLALKNVLTEIETAYCSELEKVLVQRDIALQKSEKNLYLANRIIDASLDGIMITKSSGEIIQINPAFSALTGYKDYEVLGKNPSILSSGLHDESYYQSMWQTLRDKGVWQGEICNRKKSGEIYVEWLTIIEIKEPYSDDMLYAAIFSDITERKNAEEKIARLAYFDELTGLPNRRLFYDRLSMALASAHRYKQKLSVMFIDLDRFKEVNDSLGHSAGDELLVQVSERIKSILNEGDTLARLGGDEFVVLLSEVNGMSEVIEFADQMLMALSSPFQLGDMQVAATASMGAAIYPEDGHDTETLLKHADVAMYRSKEVGRNSFQLFEASMNARSFERLSMLSRFQNALENDEFELHFQPLQCLTSSRISSVECLLRWRDPNLGMISPAQFIPLAEELGLIIRLDQWVIDKACQHLAKWQRAGIEIRRLAINISASHVTHGDLYQCVAQALKKHNVEGKYLELELTENSFIGNLLEAKYTLKKLKELGVKLAIDDFGTGYSALSYLAKLPIDILKIDASFIAKVPDEYGNSEIVSAIVAMAKALNLQVVAEGVEKPVQKRYLRKLGCHTIQGYVFCKPLTEDDWHAFYSSEKVIS comes from the coding sequence ATGGTTGGTGATTCACGTCAGTTACAGATCAAAGAAGTATTTACCAATAGCTTGTTATGTTGCGATGAGCAAACCAGTCTATATGATGCGGTTGCGCAAATGCGAGCGAGCAGAGTGAGCTCGATCTTTATTACCCGTGCCGATGACATTATTGGTATCTGGACTGAGTCGGATTGCGTTAAGCTCAACTTTAACGACCCTGACTTTGCCCAGGTGCCGATCCGAGAAGTGATGACTACACCGGTGCAAAAAATTCAAATTGATAAAACCTTGAGTGAGGCGACGGTCAAGTTCCACCAATTAGGGATCCGTCATTTACTCGTGGTGGACTCGGATAATCTACCTTGTGGTGTGGTCTCTTTATCCGATATTGTGCGCAGCCAGGGGCTCGACCATTATTTGCATTTTAGACCAATTGAGCAGCACTTTGACTCGAGCATTGTGATTTTAGACAGTGAAGACTGCGTCTCTGATGTTATCAATAATATGCGTGAGCTTAAGCTTACCGCTGTGCTGGTGTATAACCGTGAATTAAATGAGTATGGCATTATTACTCAGCGTGATATTGCGTATATTATTCTCAACCCTGATTGGCGTCAGCCTTGTTGGCAATTAGCCAGCTATCCTATGCTCTCCATGACGCCAAAAGACAGCCTATTCGATGCTTACCGGCTGATGACGGTAAACTCCATTCGTCATTTGGTGGTGACTTCCCCAGACTCGCAACAAGTGATAGGGTTATTGGCGCTCAAAAATGTCCTGACTGAAATTGAAACTGCGTATTGTAGCGAGCTGGAAAAAGTCTTAGTACAACGTGATATTGCACTGCAAAAATCGGAGAAAAATCTTTATCTAGCTAACCGCATTATTGATGCCTCTCTCGATGGCATCATGATCACCAAAAGTTCAGGAGAAATAATCCAGATCAACCCCGCGTTTAGCGCACTTACCGGTTACAAAGATTACGAAGTGCTGGGGAAAAATCCAAGCATATTAAGTTCTGGGCTACATGATGAATCTTATTACCAAAGCATGTGGCAAACGCTTAGAGATAAGGGGGTGTGGCAGGGCGAGATATGCAACCGTAAAAAGAGTGGTGAAATTTATGTTGAATGGCTCACAATTATTGAGATCAAAGAGCCGTACAGTGACGACATGCTCTACGCAGCCATTTTTAGCGATATTACGGAGCGTAAAAATGCTGAAGAAAAAATTGCTCGCTTAGCCTATTTTGATGAATTGACTGGGCTGCCTAATCGCCGCTTATTTTACGACAGACTCTCTATGGCATTGGCATCAGCGCACCGCTATAAACAAAAACTCAGTGTGATGTTTATAGATTTAGACCGCTTTAAGGAAGTGAATGACTCTCTTGGCCACAGCGCCGGAGATGAGTTATTGGTACAGGTTAGCGAGCGGATAAAGTCTATTCTAAACGAAGGTGACACGTTAGCGCGACTTGGTGGCGACGAATTTGTCGTGTTACTGAGTGAAGTGAATGGCATGTCGGAGGTCATTGAGTTTGCTGACCAAATGTTGATGGCATTATCGAGCCCCTTTCAACTTGGTGATATGCAGGTGGCTGCGACGGCCTCGATGGGGGCTGCTATTTATCCCGAAGATGGTCATGACACGGAAACATTGCTTAAACACGCCGATGTTGCTATGTATCGCTCCAAAGAAGTCGGGCGTAATTCCTTTCAGTTATTCGAAGCTTCGATGAATGCACGTTCATTTGAGCGTTTGTCCATGCTAAGCCGTTTTCAGAATGCCTTAGAAAATGATGAGTTTGAACTGCATTTTCAACCCTTGCAGTGCTTAACCAGTAGTCGTATTTCCAGTGTTGAGTGTTTGCTGCGATGGCGCGACCCAAATCTTGGGATGATCTCGCCGGCTCAATTTATTCCACTCGCAGAGGAGCTTGGGCTTATTATTCGCTTAGATCAGTGGGTAATAGATAAAGCTTGTCAGCACTTGGCTAAATGGCAACGCGCAGGTATTGAAATTAGGCGCTTGGCGATTAATATTTCGGCATCACATGTCACTCATGGGGATCTTTATCAATGTGTCGCGCAGGCATTAAAAAAGCATAACGTAGAAGGTAAGTATCTTGAGCTTGAGCTTACTGAAAATAGCTTTATCGGTAATCTGCTTGAGGCTAAGTATACCTTGAAAAAACTCAAGGAGCTGGGTGTAAAACTGGCGATTGATGACTTTGGAACAGGGTATTCTGCGCTCAGTTACTTGGCGAAACTGCCCATCGACATCCTAAAAATAGATGCTAGTTTTATTGCGAAAGTGCCCGATGAATATGGCAACAGCGAAATTGTTTCGGCAATTGTGGCGATGGCTAAGGCGCTAAACCTGCAGGTTGTAGCTGAGGGCGTAGAAAAGCCTGTACAGAAACGTTACCTGCGCAAGCTAGGCTGCCATACAATACAAGGTTACGTCTTCTGTAAGCCACTTACAGAAGACGATTGGCATGCATTTTATTCGTCAGAGAAGGTGATTTCGTAG
- a CDS encoding histone deacetylase family protein has product MRTAIITHPYCRKHKMTEEHPECPARLDAISDRLLASGLDIAIEHKTALKADTSHYALVHDQAMIKEVMDKIPNEGLTELDGDTWLCPDSMKAIERAVGAGILAVDEVIAGKLDAAFCSVRPPGHHANQSTSSGFCVFNNVAIAAAYAKTKGVERVAILDIDVHHGNGTQDIFKDDHSVLLCSLFQHPFYPNTAIENHQTLINSPLSAGADGTDLKALVEQQWLPKLQSFRPQLIFISAGFDGHLEDDMGGLKFVEQDYQWFTEQVVEFANSSDCLGIISYLEGGYDLSSLGRSAVTHIKALVEAC; this is encoded by the coding sequence ATGCGTACTGCAATTATTACTCATCCATATTGTCGCAAGCATAAAATGACCGAGGAACATCCTGAGTGTCCTGCGAGGTTAGATGCGATATCAGACAGGTTGTTAGCGTCTGGACTTGATATCGCCATTGAACACAAAACGGCGCTGAAAGCCGATACGTCACACTATGCATTGGTTCATGATCAAGCCATGATCAAAGAAGTCATGGATAAAATCCCTAATGAAGGGTTAACCGAACTAGACGGCGACACTTGGCTTTGTCCTGATTCTATGAAAGCGATTGAACGCGCTGTCGGCGCAGGAATACTTGCGGTGGATGAAGTAATTGCTGGTAAACTTGACGCCGCATTTTGTTCTGTGAGACCACCCGGGCATCACGCAAATCAAAGTACTTCATCGGGATTTTGTGTCTTTAATAATGTTGCCATTGCTGCCGCTTATGCAAAAACAAAGGGCGTAGAGCGTGTGGCAATATTAGACATCGATGTACATCATGGAAATGGCACACAAGATATTTTCAAAGACGATCATAGCGTGTTACTTTGCTCTTTATTTCAACACCCTTTTTATCCGAATACCGCGATTGAGAATCATCAAACACTTATCAATTCCCCGTTGAGTGCGGGAGCGGATGGCACAGACTTAAAAGCCTTGGTGGAGCAGCAATGGTTGCCTAAGCTGCAATCATTTAGACCTCAGCTCATTTTTATCAGTGCAGGGTTTGATGGTCATTTGGAGGATGATATGGGCGGACTCAAGTTTGTTGAACAAGATTACCAGTGGTTTACTGAGCAAGTGGTCGAGTTTGCAAACTCATCGGACTGTTTGGGGATTATTTCCTACTTAGAAGGGGGCTACGATCTTTCTTCTTTAGGCCGCAGCGCCGTGACACATATCAAAGCGCTGGTTGAAGCCTGTTAG
- a CDS encoding serine hydrolase, which produces MKIKQWLLTSGLVAASFLSAQASAAVNQQDVETAVKSAMTKFNIPGLAIGIVEDGKVVMTQGFGVAHLNKPAKVNADTLFGIASNTKAFTAAALAMLIDQGKLSWDDKVTKHIPEFKLYDSYVTQEMTIRDLLSHRSGLGLGAGDLMIWPDTDKTMPELLAGISHLKPDSSFRSHYAYNNLMFVVAGEVVSRVSGKDWRDFVEQEMFTKLDMDDSKAGFSRIPANNSNWATGHIPMDGKLTPFFVNYLEDFRGAGAIASNVDDMTKWLQTQLEGGRLPSGEQLFSQEQQVQMWHPHITRIPAEKAAEVYHQQFRGYGLGWAVEDYFGYKKVGHGGGILGMVSQVAMIPEKKLGVVVLSNQQKYPALSAIINEVFEDALGLEDKDWVQIIADDYFKAQQEKYAKAGIIEVAKPQPALPLHNYTGTLNSAWYGDVVVEKLGEELRIDFTHTKRLKGKLEHLTGNTFVVRWDEPLLEADAYINFVMNKSQRVDSAAMEFVNPEITDFSFDFHNLDLKAKEIQH; this is translated from the coding sequence ATGAAAATAAAACAATGGCTATTAACCTCCGGCCTAGTTGCAGCAAGTTTTCTTAGTGCGCAGGCAAGTGCGGCAGTAAACCAACAGGATGTTGAAACTGCGGTAAAAAGCGCAATGACAAAGTTTAATATTCCAGGTTTGGCAATTGGTATCGTAGAAGATGGCAAGGTTGTGATGACCCAGGGCTTCGGGGTGGCGCATTTAAATAAGCCAGCCAAGGTCAATGCGGATACCTTGTTTGGTATTGCATCTAACACCAAAGCATTTACGGCAGCAGCGCTGGCGATGTTGATAGATCAAGGCAAACTGAGTTGGGATGACAAAGTCACCAAACACATTCCAGAATTTAAGCTTTACGATAGTTATGTAACTCAAGAGATGACGATCCGCGATTTATTAAGTCATCGAAGTGGATTGGGTCTTGGGGCGGGCGATCTTATGATCTGGCCTGATACTGATAAAACCATGCCTGAATTGCTAGCAGGTATTTCACATCTCAAACCTGATTCAAGTTTCCGCAGCCATTACGCTTATAACAATTTGATGTTTGTGGTTGCAGGAGAAGTCGTAAGCCGAGTTAGTGGTAAAGATTGGCGCGATTTTGTTGAGCAGGAAATGTTTACCAAGCTAGATATGGATGACTCAAAGGCTGGATTCTCTCGGATCCCAGCTAACAATAGTAATTGGGCGACTGGCCATATTCCGATGGATGGCAAACTTACGCCGTTCTTTGTTAATTACCTAGAAGATTTCCGTGGTGCTGGCGCTATTGCGTCTAACGTGGATGACATGACCAAGTGGTTACAAACTCAGCTTGAAGGTGGTCGCTTACCTTCTGGCGAGCAGCTATTTAGCCAAGAGCAACAAGTGCAAATGTGGCATCCACACATTACGCGTATTCCCGCAGAAAAAGCTGCAGAAGTATACCACCAGCAGTTTAGAGGGTATGGCCTTGGCTGGGCGGTAGAAGACTACTTTGGTTATAAAAAGGTAGGTCACGGCGGTGGGATTTTAGGTATGGTGTCGCAAGTTGCGATGATTCCAGAGAAAAAATTGGGTGTGGTGGTCTTATCAAACCAACAAAAATACCCCGCTCTTTCCGCGATTATCAATGAAGTGTTTGAGGATGCGCTTGGCCTAGAAGATAAAGACTGGGTGCAGATCATCGCCGATGACTACTTTAAGGCGCAACAAGAAAAATATGCCAAAGCTGGGATAATCGAAGTTGCAAAACCACAACCTGCTTTACCATTACACAACTACACAGGGACACTAAATAGCGCTTGGTATGGTGATGTGGTAGTGGAAAAACTCGGTGAGGAACTGCGCATTGATTTTACGCACACTAAGCGCCTAAAAGGGAAACTTGAGCACCTAACCGGTAACACTTTTGTGGTACGTTGGGATGAGCCATTACTTGAAGCAGATGCTTACATCAATTTTGTGATGAATAAATCTCAACGGGTTGATTCTGCTGCGATGGAATTTGTTAATCCGGAAATAACCGACTTTAGTTTCGATTTCCATAACTTGGATTTAAAGGCGAAAGAAATCCAACATTAA
- a CDS encoding 5-carboxymethyl-2-hydroxymuconate Delta-isomerase, protein MPHFILEHSANLPIETEALVSQVQQFACASGLFDPTSVKTRAVAFEHFQLGDGKQGFIHLQIHMMAGRTLEQKQMLTEGALKLLLAKVGEHFALSVHCYDLLSDIYRKN, encoded by the coding sequence ATGCCACACTTTATTCTCGAACACTCAGCTAATTTGCCAATTGAAACCGAGGCGTTAGTATCACAGGTGCAGCAATTTGCTTGTGCAAGTGGCTTGTTTGATCCAACTTCCGTCAAAACCCGTGCTGTTGCTTTTGAGCATTTTCAGTTAGGTGATGGCAAACAAGGATTTATTCACCTGCAGATCCATATGATGGCTGGTAGAACATTAGAGCAAAAACAAATGCTCACGGAAGGTGCTCTGAAACTTTTGCTCGCAAAGGTCGGGGAGCATTTTGCTCTCAGTGTCCATTGCTATGATTTATTATCCGATATTTACCGCAAAAACTAA